Below is a window of Salvelinus alpinus chromosome 5, SLU_Salpinus.1, whole genome shotgun sequence DNA.
tgatagtgttggtgTCGTGTGCGGCCACGCAGttattggtgaacagggagtacaggagggggctaaacatgcacccctgaggggcccgtgTGTCGAGGGTCAGCgttgtggatgtgttgttgcctaacctcaccacctgggtgcggcccatcATAATGTCCACGATCCAGTTGCAGAgcgaggtgtttaatcccaggatccttagtttagtgatgagcttggagggcactatggtgttgaacactgagctgtagtcaatgaacagcattctcacgtaggtgtgagaaagggcagagtggagtgcaatagagattgtgtcatcaatggctctgttggggcggtatgcaaattagagtgggtccagggtgtctgggatgatggtgttgatgtgagccatgaccagcctttcaaagcatttcatgccTACATAtcaaatcattaaaaaaaatatttgtcacatgcgctgaatacaacaggtgtaggtagaacttaccgtgaaatgcttacttacaagcccctaaccaacaatgcagtttaaaaaatatgaataagaaataaaaatatCAAGTAATTAAAaaccagcagtaaaataacaatagcaagactacatacagggggtacagggggtaccgagtcaatgtgtgggggcgccggttagtcgaggtaattgaggtaatatgtacatgtaagtagagttattaaaatgactatgcatagataataacagagagtagcagcagcgtaaacgATGGGGGGGGGGCgagaaatgcaaatagtctggttagccatttgattagatgttcaggagtcttatggcatgggggtagaagctgttaagaagcctcttggacctagacttgagaacagtctatgactaggttggctggagtctttgacaatttctaggtACTTCCTCTGACAGcgccttgtatagaggtcctggatggcaggaagcttggccccagtgatgtacttggccgtacgcactaccctctgtagtgccttgcggtcggaggccgagagggtttccgtaccaggcagtgatgcaataagtcaggatgctctcgatggtgcagctgtagaaccttttgaggatctgaggacccatgccaaatctcttcagtcttctgagggggaataggtttggtcatgccctcttcatgactgtcttggtgtgcttggaccatgttagtttgttgttgatgtggacaccaaggaacttaaagctctcaacctgctccactacagccctgtcgatgagaatgggggtgtgctcggtcctccttttactttagtccacaatcatctcatttgtcttgatcacattgaggagaggttgttgtcctggcacatcacagccaggtctctgactccctccctgtaggctgtctcgtcattgttggtgatcaggcctaccactgttgtgtcatcggcaaacttaatgatggtgttggagttccCTGAGTGAAcagggaagtacaggaggggactgagcacagtgttgaggatcaatgtggcagatgtgttgttacctacccttaccacctgggggcggcccgtcagaaagtagGATCCAggagcagagggaggtgtttagtcccagggtccttagcttagtgatgagttttgagggcactatggtgttgaacgctgagctgtagtcaatgaatagcattctcacataggtgttccttttgtacagggggaaaagggcagtgtggagtacaatagagattgcatcatctgtggatctgtttgggcggtatgcaaattggagtgggtctagggtttctgggataatggtgttgatgtgagccatgaccagcctttcaaagcatttcatggctacagatatgagtgctacgggtcagtagtcaatttggcaggttaccttagtgttcttggacacagggactatggtagtctgcttgaaacatgttggtattacagactcagacagggagaggttgaaaatgtcagtgaagacacttgccagttggtcagcacatgctcgcagtacacgccctggtaatccatctggccctgcggccttgtgaatgttgacctgttcaaaggtcttactcacattagcTGTGGAGAGCGATGCATTTATTGaagaagccaatgactgatgtggtgtactcctcaatgtcatcgaaagaatcccggaacatattccagtctgtgctagcaaaacagtcctgtaacttagcatctgcttcatctgaccacttttttattgaccattGAGTCATTGGTGCtttctgctttcatttttgcttgtaagcaggaatcaggaggatagaattatggtcagatttgccaaatggaggacgagggagagctttgcacgcgtctctgtgtgtggagtaaaggtggtctagagttttttccctctggttgcatatttaacatgctgatCGAAATTTGGtaatttaagtttgcctgcattaaagtcccctaggagtgccacctctggatgagcgttttcctgtttgcttatggcggaagacagctcattgagtgcggtcttagtgccagcatcagtctattgtggtatgtagacagctacgaaaaatacagagaaaactctctcggtagatagtgtggactacagtttatcatgagctactctacctcaggcgagcaaaacctcaagacttccttagatatcatgcaccagctgttgtttacatatatgcataggcccccgccccatgtctcaccagaggctgctgttctatcctgccgatagagtgtataacacgccagctgtatgttgataatgtcgtcgctCAGCCacaataagatattacagtttttaatgtcccgttggtagtttaatatTCCTCGTAAGtcgtcaattttattttccaatgattgcatgttagctagtAGAATGGAAGGctgtgggggtttattcgatcacctacgaattctcagaaggcagcccgacctccatCCTCTTTTTCTTcatcttctcttcacgcaaatggtggggatttgggcctgttgcTGGGAAAGCAGTATGTCCTTCATGTGAATTCTACGGGGAGATAGTCATTTATTcatttattaatgaagccggtgactgatgtggtaaactcctcaatgccttcAGATGAATCctgaaacatattccagtctgtgccaaCAACAGTCCCGTAGCTTAGCGTCCATTTCATAGGAATCaaaccacttccgtattgagcacaTCACTGgtaaatcctgtttttgcttgtaAACTGGAATTAAGAGTATgaagttatggtcagatttgccaaatggagggcgagagagagttttgtatgcatctctgtgtgtagagtagaggtgatctagagtttttttcGCCTCTAGTTGCAAGAGACATGCTGGTACAAATCCATGGTTAGCCTTCCAAAATCAGAGTAAACCTGTTTAAATCTGACATCAGCAGTTGTTTCTGTGGTAAAACTAACAACTTAAATTCATATTGCATCCAAGTAATGCTCATGTAACAATGTTGCTTCTATCTCTCTGCTTGCCCCAGTCTGGGCTCGAGGGGGACTGTTTTGTACCCATCCAGCAGCACTTCCTATTACGCCCAATCCATATTAGACCTGAACCAGCATGCATACACATCCAACCTCATTCAGGTTTTAATTTCCACCACTTTTTGGCTACTTTCTGCAATTGACGTCACCAGGCTTTCCGAAGCCTGGTTCTCGATGAGGCTACATTGATATACATAAATTTCCCTTAAATATCCCAGATTTGTATGCGATGTAGCCTTTTCCCCCTGATCTCTGTGGAGCCTATACTTTATCCTGCACATTTGTTTTCCATAAATTAAATCATTGTCTTTGCACATGAGTCTTCAGTTGGCTAATCCTACCTTTTCTGTACTGTTTGGGGATACTGCTGATCATTGGAAATAGtaataaattatattttatttctatAGTGCTTTTTATTAGTTCTCAAAGCTTTTCTAAGGCAACATGCACACATTTCAAATCAAGGCAGGTAAATTAGCAATAAGTATAAAtgctaaataataataataataatataataggccatttagcagaagctgtcatccaaagcaatttacagtcatgcatgcacaCAAAAATGCATATAAAAAAATACCAATAAAAGTGAAGGAGGAAATGGTTAGACAATACAATCAATTCTAATTCTTCTGAAATTCTTCACCCTTCATCTTCCTTTATCCAGGAGAATATCAATAGAATTTGCTCAATTCCTCACGtcatctcctctttcctctctttttgAAAAAGTAATCGAGGCAGAGGAGGCAAGGAGAGGAAACTTGAAAACAAATACGCTGGTATGAAATTAGACTTTTAATACATACACTCACTGGCCAGTTTATTAAGTACACCACCCCATTCACAAAAATAGATCGCTCCTATAGACAGTGGGTTACGGGactgtggcttgctatataaagcaggcagacaggcatcgaggcattcagttactgtttcgatcgttagaatgggcaaaacgagtgacgtAAGCGATTTTGAGCGTGGTATCAACATCGGTGCGAGGCGTGCCGGATCCAGTATCAAAGAAATGGCCACCCTCCTGGGCTTTTTccacacgacagtgtctagggtttaccaacaatggtgcgacaaacaaaaaacatccagtcagctgcagtcctgtgggtgaaaacagctcgttgatgagagagatcgaaggagaatggcaagaatcgtgcaagctaacagatgggccacaaacagacaaataacggcgcagCACAACagggtgtgcagaacggcatctcggcaCACACAACTCGTCGGATCgccacggatgggctattgcagctaTTAACTAAAAACAAAAAGCCTGGGcacacgatcaccaacactggacaattgaggactGGAAAAACATTtcctggtccgacgaatcccagttcctgttgcgtcatgctgatggcagattCAGGATTTGGCTTAAGGAGCATGAGTCCAGCTTGAGTCCATGGATCCATGGCTGTGGTGTACTGTTGTTGGAAATGTTGTCCTGGCACGTTAGGGCCCTTGATACCAAATGAGCAACGGTTCAACGCCACAGAGTATTTCAACATTGTTGCTGATACGGTGCATCCattcaggctgttctgaaggaaaaggggggtccgacccggtactagatgggtgtttTATAGATAAAATGATAGGTAGCATATTGTATTTAAAGGTACATGCTTTTCTCCTCTGACAAAACAACAActgattcaaagggggtgtggcGCATTTCAAAACTCTTCCATGTAGTACTCTGGTAGGATACACCTCAATATCCTTGGCCAGAGGAGGCTATCAAGGAGAGGAGCAAACTCCTCTGTTCCTTTATTAACTAATTGACCCTCTCCCATATATGGCGACCACTTATCGGTCTCCGGGTCACGGAAGAGAGGAGGACGGAGGAGTTGAGGAGAGGACAGACTTTTGCCCAATTGAGAATCTCCATGCCTCTACAATTTTCTATAGAAATTTGACGAGGAAGCAAACATTTCGTAGGGGGGTGGTAGCTCAGACGCAGTTGGGACTTGTGACTCAAAACCCAAACTGGAGTAAGGTGGGGGTTCCTGTCCAAGAGTTTGAGTTGCAGTAAGAACAACGATAGGTAGCTTGATCTCAGGGTCTATGGCCAGTTTAACATCAAGAACGACCTGAAAGAATAGAAACACAACAAGTGTTACAAAAGGTTTGTTTGAATAATTGGAAACATAAAACATAGTTGTTCATTTGGTGTCTGGAGCTCTGCAGTTAAGATTCATCCTATCACATAGTATGTAGGTAGCTACCTTCAATCGGTACTCCAATTTGAGTATAGGACAGTTGAAGATGGTGGCAGGGAGTTGTGAAGGGATGGTCAAAACTTGGGTCACCGTCTGCCGAGTGCCAGCAGGGACCCGATCGCCCTTCTCTTTCAAGATGTTGTGGGTGTGgactttcctcttcttctggGCGTAGAAACACTGCTTTTCGTACAGGTAGTATTTTGGGGTCACTGGGCGAGTTGAGTTGTTGACAATAATTGCCCTGACTTTCAGAGCCTCTCctgtaaaaatatatttaaaacctgAATGAGGATGGTTGTGTATAATGGTTCAGGTCCAGTATATGATGCGGCGGAGTGGGAAGTGCTGCTGGATGGGTACGACACAGTCCTTCTCAAAAACTAAACCTATTTGGTTAGCAGAAATCTGACTTGAGTATTTTTCACACCAGTTTATTTGAGACAGGTGGTAAAGTTTGTTTTATCTACAGCCCAATATTAATCATTACCTTGCTGGTATCCCTGCCTCTCAGTGTGAATGCTCACAGAGATTTTTCCAGATGCAAAGAACATAACATCCTTATCCTTGGTCCCATGCTGAGGTTTCTGAAAAATGTGATACACAGCAGTCAAAATTAAGTTATATCTGGATCCATGTCAGTTTGGGGAGCAAGAACGAGGATTTCTTTAGTGACAAAAAAGGAATGTGTTATAGAATGTGTTTCCCCTGTCTGACCTAAATAACTTGTttgtatatgtacagtgccttcggaaagtattcagacccctttactttttccattttttgtttacgttacagcctcattctaaaatttacttttttcagcaatctacacaaaataccccat
It encodes the following:
- the LOC139577174 gene encoding arrestin domain-containing protein 3-like, encoding MPSSFQGKCGQILYSLEAKLTRSMRFDTKAKTDFTFVSKADRSMIPYLMKPQHGTKDKDVMFFASGKISVSIHTERQGYQQGEALKVRAIIVNNSTRPVTPKYYLYEKQCFYAQKKRKVHTHNILKEKGDRVPAGTRQTVTQVLTIPSQLPATIFNCPILKLEYRLKVVLDVKLAIDPEIKLPIVVLTATQTLGQEPPPYSSLGFESQVPTASELPPPYEMFASSSNFYRKL